A segment of the Sulfurirhabdus autotrophica genome:
CAGGCCAGCCATCCCCGACAAATAAACGCTATCGCCCGGTTTAACCGTTGACCCCGTATAAGACTGTGCGTCATAAGGAGCATATGTACCATTCAAGCCAGGCATAACCGCAAAAGTATCTGGCGCATTCAAAATATCAACAGATCTCGTTGGCGGGCCGGGAAGAAACTCTGTTCCAAATATATCCCCACCGCCGCTGATATCAACTTTGGCACCGGGTTCAACAGTCACATTTTTGCCATCGAGGGACACAATTTTTTCTGTCGGCTTCAGAATGGCTATTTTTGCATCTTGATTGAGGGTATAAAGCCAATCTTTTCCGTTTGAAGTACCACCAAGGGGAATAATCTGGCCTTCTGCTGAAGCTGAAGTAATACTGTCTTTCCCTATCGTCAGGTTTTCGCTTGCTTTAAAAGCGATAGTCCCCAGTGGCGCTTTAATCACACCTTCTTGCAGGATATTCGCCGCAACAACCGTCAATTTTCCGCCTGCAGATAGAACTGGCGTATCAACGGCACCCGTTGTAGCAATGCGAATTTGTCCCAGAGAATCGTTGCTCAGCACGCCAAGGTTAAACTGGGTTAATGTAGTTGGATATATCTGGCGTGCCAGCAATGACAGATCAGACCATGCCGACAATGCGCCGGTTAAGGCCGGATTAACCGTATCGTTATTCCAGACACCTTTCAGTCGTATGTCACCATTACTGTTTAACGCGGTATGAGTAAACCCGCTCAGCGCAACATTGCCTTCCAGATCGATCAAGTCAGCATTGCCCGTCAGTTTGGCTGTCCCTGTTTGCGCCACTGGAATTGTTTGGTAATTGGCGTCGCTGTTAGCGATATGCAAATAACGGGTGTTCAAGTTCACAATTGCATCATGTGTCGCCGCAATGACCGGTGCATCCAGCGTGATTGCACGCGCCGTATCCAGCGACACATCTCCTGAGAATCGAACCGCCTGCTGGGCCTGTAATTCAACTTGGCTGAAGCCACCAACCTTCAAGCTGTCTGCAGCAACCATCCCCTTGCCGTTGTAGTTCGCAGTATTAATGACATCTTCTGGTTTAATCCCCGCAGGTAAAAATCCAGCATGCTGCGCCAGAATAATCTGGCGATCATTGGTCGGATAGGGATTAGTGACCTGATCACTCGGGATTGCCAAATTGTTCTTTGTGTCAACACTGAGACTAAACGTGCCGGCCTGCGCACCCTTGCCGCCTGCCTTGCCAATCATGCTGCCATCCAGCAACGCACCCTCACGGGTTGAAATGCTGATTGACCCTGCATCACTTGCGACTGCCACAGGCTGATAGCTTGTTCCATTAGCACTTGAACGCAGAATGTCTACAGTACCGCTTGTGCCGGAAACATCCATAACTGATCCGCTTTCAGCCACTACGTAGCCTTTATTCGCCACGATAGATATTACACCACCATTGAGCACTTCACCCTGACGCAAGCCGTTAACGGCGTCAGGGTGCGTTTGATCCGCACCTCTGCTCAACAATTGAGCATTATGATCCAGCCAGATTGACTGATTTGAAAGAAAACCAACTTCACCGCTAGTACCAGGCGTACCCAGCATGGTTAAATTAATGGCGCCTGCCGGTGCCTCTACCGTGCCACTGAGCGTCATTTGACGACCAGCCACAAGATTGACAGTACCCTTCGGCTCTACCCGAAGCACGGCATTTTGCTCCAACTGCAACGTACCACGATTCACGTTATCGGAAGACAAGGTCAGGCTGACAGGCTTGCGCAAAAGTGGGTCCAGCAAAGCATGTTGGCTAATGGACGCCATTCTGCTGCCTGTCGGTGCCGATTGAGAAGCAGGTTTCAGAATCAGGCTTTCAGCCTTTGCATCGATGGTTGTCCCGGCTGCAACAGAGAGTGATTCAATACCATTTACTTTGTATGAATTAAAACCACCTGCAGTGAAAAAACGCTCAGGCAGCACTAAAACGCCTGACTCCACTTGGCCACCTATTTTCACCTTGCTTGTAGAAACAGCCAGGCTACCCCCCTTGTTCAGGGCATAACCACTTAGGCTTCCATCAAGCGTGAGCGCAGATTCATTTAGTTGCAAGGCAGGCTGCCCCATGCCACTTTTTATCGAAATGGCGCCCGCATCTGCGCCACTACCCAACTTGCCGTTACCTTTCAGCCACCCCCCGCTGGAAACATCCAGTTTGCTTGTGTTACTTAATACAATATTTGAATAGGCATTGATATCAATTGCACCGCCTTTAACCAGCAATGGATCTTGTGGAGCAAAACCAGCTGGATAAAGCGAATCATTTATCCAGCCACCGCTTGCATCCAGCACGCCACTGACTGTCACTGACTTTCCGGCTTGCCCATTAACACTTTGCGCCTGTAATGTAATCTTGCCGGATTGGGCCGTTATAGAACCCGATACATTCACCTCATTTCCTGCCAGTTTGACACTACCATCTGGCATATTCAGCCTTGCATCTGCAGCAACATCCACCTTGCCATTGCTGTAAACTTCAAGATTGGAAACCGCGTTTTTACCCATCATGCCGGCCGATAACTGCACGCTATTGACTCTGTCTGCAGGTAAAGCATTGCCCTGATTAAACCCGGCAAGTAATGGCGCAGCACTCGCCACAATACTGACATCCGGTGTTTTGAAATCAGGTGGAACCGAATCGGTTATATGGGATACATCACCAATAACAAGGGTCGCCCCTTTTGGTGCCATGGTGTAGCGTGCTTTGTAAAGCGCACTGGCAGGGTTGCCAGAATCAATTTCTGAATAGGGCTGTCGCTGATAAATACCCGCTGTGGTCTGGCCGACTATACTGCCATTCAACACCATGGATGGCGCAAAGAATTGAACCGTACCGGCGTTCTTACCTTCCGTGTATCCAGAAGCCGGATCGCCTCGACCGCTTGCCACGGAGGGTGCAGTCCAAGTTTTGGTTACGCCCCATTTTGAATAATCACGAGTCAGTACCCCGGCGAAGCCATCGTAAATACGGTCAGGAGATGCTTCACTGATGTCGTACACCACACCTTGAGAAATCAGTTTGGTGGTATTCAAGAAACCATCAAGGTACTTGATCGACCCGCCAGACACATCGATCTTTCCTCCATCTTTCATGACGATATCGCCTTCCGAAGCGATTTTTACCGTGCCACCTGTTGAAGTCCGTTCAGCTACAGAGCGTTCGATTTTACTTTCATACCCGGAATAATCGGCAAGTGGCGTCCCTTTACTGATATCCACGCTAACGGTTTTGCCATGCAGAAAGCTGTTGCTTTGCAGGGGTGAATCTTTAAGCTCAGCTCCGTACAAATCCACCTGAACCAGATTTCTTTCAATGGCCACCGGCACATCTTTACTACCGGAAACGTCAATCAAACTGCCGCTATCCAGAAACACCCTGCTACTATTTTTTGCAGTACCTGGCACGGTTAGCGGCAAATCGAAAGGCTTGAGCGTTAGCGGGTTTTCTACAGCACTTAATGTGACCTGCCCACCCGTTGCGATGATTTTGCTATTTCCCAGCATATTTATCTGGTTACCCACCACCTCAACCCGAGAAGGATTAAACTGCTGGGCATCAGGGCTGGTTGCTGTATCTTTCAAATCTGGCAACACTTCCGTAACACTGCCATCACCAAGCGTTACGGTGCCGGTATTTGTCGCATTAACAAATTTGTCGGTGCTTCCACTACCGTTGGCACGTAATATACTTGTTACGGTATCTCTTGCCAGCAAACGAATAGAACCATTCGCATTTACCGAGGTAGTCGCAGTAATTCTGCCCTGCTGGTTCACCGCCAATCCAATCAGGGTAGCATTGCCGCGTTCCGCTAAAATCGTACCCAAATTTGCGGCTGTTCCACCGTTGTCTACCTCAACCAGCAAACCACGCAAATTATTACTTAATGAGGCACCATTCCCCAGATTGCCGGTGTTTTGCAAATTCGTGGCATCATCAATCGAAGTCAGATACACCTTGCTGCCCGCAGCAAGAATAGTCTGCCCGTCAGGAGTCGTAATGACGCCGTGATTTTCTACGTTAGGCGCAAAAAGCATAATCTTGCCGCCAGTTGAGGCAGATAAATTAGCCCCCTCTTCCACCCGAATAAAACCACTGCCAGAACCACCTGCAAAGACCGGGCTACCATCTTTCACATTACCAATTCCACCATTGAAAATGGTGTCCTCAATGTTCAAAGATGAGGCAATCAAAGAACTGGCATTAACCTGAGAATCTTTACCAAAAATAATGCCATTCTGGTTAACCAGGTAAATTTGACCATTTGCCGTCAAATGGCCTTGGATTACGGATGGATTGTTATCAAAAATCCGGTTCAGTGCAGTAGCACTGGAATTAGGTTGATTGAATACAACCGCACTGTCGCGGGCAATATTAAATGACTGCCAATTAAAAATGGCACTCTGGCTTATCTGATTAATGGTCAGCGTATTACCAGATCGAGTAGGATCATTAGCCAAAGTTGCTGCGCTACCTCGCCAGCTCGCGCTTGCAACAGGCAAAGTTCCTGATGGCAAAACTGGCGCAACAGTCGTATCTGCAATCGCCGCTGTGCAAGATAAAACACCACATGCCCACAACACAAAAATACTGGAAGTGACTTTACGTTTGGAGAATAACGCCACCCATTGGGGTATAAATTCGCGTGTTTCGATATTAGTGTGATCAGAATTCATAAAGCATCCTAAAGTGCATGCGTATATCACCGGAATGGGTATTGGTTGATTCCCTGAATGCCCTGCCCAAATCAAAAGAAGCACTTAAGTTGCGCCAGGCTTTCATCCGTGCGCCAAAACCTGCACTTGTTAACGTATAACGTGATTTTTGCTGCGGTAGCGGATCAGTAACGCGAAGCGCAGCGCTATCCATGAATACAAGAAAATGCAGATCGTCTAGATTGCTGGAAATCAGATTCGCGACCGACGGACTGCGGAGCTCCAACGTGGCATGCAAGGCATCATCGCCCAGCGCTTCAGACTCCAGATAACCGCGAACGGTATCGCCCCCCCCTGCACCATATTGTTCATTACTGATAAGCGGCTGATCTGCCCACTGTCCGCCGATTTTTGCCATATAGCTGTAATTACCAAACAGCTTGCTGCTATGCTCAACCTCGCCACGCAGATAAAAATAATTCGGCTGAGCCAGATAGCGTTTGTTACCAAACTCTTCCGGTTTATTACTCAATCCCCGTACTGCAAAATTAGCACTCAGGTTATATTGAGTAAGGCTTTGCTCAAGCTGACTGGTGGCATTGTATGAAAGCGAAAATGGCAGGTAGCTGATGGGCGTACTGAAACTGTCAGACCCACGCAATGTCAGGTCCTCTTTAAAGTCTTTATAATCCGCACCAAATGACAAAGAGTGGAATAACTGGCTGCTGCCCGGCAAGGGAACAATGCGTCGAATGCCATAAATCGTACCGTTACCCTGCACGGTAATTTCACCCACAGCAGCCACATCACTACGGGTGCGAATGGCATACATAGCCAGCGCATCCCCTTTATCAGAAAGAGGGATGAGGTAAGATGCGGAAAACACACCAACCTGACTAGGTTCTTTAGGCGCAGTCTGATATTGCAGACTTAAGCTGTGCTCCCGTTGCCATAAATTATCGTAACGCACCATTCCAATTGCCCGCCAAGGGGTCGTATTCGCACCATGGCGATCATTGAGTTCCAGGCTGGCATGCAAGGGCAGTTTGTCATCTACTTTGAGATCAACATCTACCGTACCAGGAGTTTTACCGGCTTTCAGGATTGGCGTAACGCGGCGGTCTGCAGTGGTATTGACTGAAGCAATATCTTTTTGCAAATCAGGAAAGTAAGGCACACTGCCTTCGGCAATCGAAGGCGTTTTTGCGAGAATTCGGTCCTGTGAAAAGTAACGAGAGCCAGTAACCCGCACTTTACTGATAGTCCCTTCAGTCACCTTCAGATAAATAATCCCGCTATCCACCTTTTGCTCAGGAATATCCACCAGCACAGTAGAATATCCTGCGTCATGATACGCGCGTTCCAAATCTTCCCGCGCGTGCTCCACATCATCAACGGTTTTTTTCTCACCCAACCATGGGTACACCACTTCTTCAACAGCGATCACCGGCAATACCGAATTACCTTCGATCTGATATTCCATCACGTCGAAACGGGGTTTTTCCTCTACTTTATCTTCCCCAGCAAAAGCTTGAGTCGCCAGAATGAATCCCATCAATAACAATGTAAGCCGCATTTTTATCCTGTTTTTATCACTACTTTTGGTTATTTATCCACCCCTTCATCAGAGACGGATAAATAACCAAACCATTCTCAGAAAATGAAGAATGGTTTGGTGGGTTGTACGGCAAAACAACATTGCATTGCTTTACCGTACTTGCATGACACTACTTAAGAAACAACTTAGTAGAACAACTGGGTTGGTTGGCAAGTGTTGTTCAGTTTAGTACCTTTCATGACCTGACCAACTGGGTACAGCGAAGGATCATAGTTGGTTGGCAGAGCAGCAACGCCTGGCAATGTAGCCAAAATGGTTGGTTCGCCTGAACGTGTCTTGAATTGATCAAGGAAGGTCGCCATATTGCCAGAAGGAGCAGCTACACCGGCAACAGTTGCATTACGCCACTGGATAGACTGTTCAACAAAGTAGTCATACTTGCCAGCAACAGCATTGGCAACCGTTGCAGGGATACCATCGATTGAAACAAAGTGCCAGTGATCTGTACCTGCTACAGGGGTGTTCTCAGTAGAAACCAAACCAATCGCCTTGTTGCCAACGGTGAAAGAGGTATTCAAGCCAGCTTTCACACCACCGGTAGAGGAATTTTCAACGACGGTATAGCCAGTGATTAATGTGGTTGGGGTTGCAGCAACTGAACCAGCAGCCAAAGGCACACCATTTGCGGAACAAGGCAATCCACCGAAATAAGCATTAGCAGATGCTTGTGTGCCGGAACCGGCACCACGACGTTCAACCATTACAGGACCAGACAAGGCTGGGTCAACTAAACTCCAGTCTGCATAGTTGCCTGTCAACAAACTGGTTATCTGTGAACGGCTCAAGTTAGTAACAGATACGTTATCGCTCACAGCAATACCAAATACCACAGCGTTCTGGCTGGCTGGGCTTATATGGCCCAGTTCAGTAGTGCTAAGAGCGGTTTCGCCAGCTGGAAGGTTAGGATAAACAAACAAAGCTGGCTCCACATCGGAAACACCCGCATCAGGCACCGCTTTCACAGTGCTGGTACATTTGAAAGTAGCAGATGGGTAAGCCGCACCTGTAGAAGCACAAGTAGCTGCTTCAATTTTCATACGGTCAATTAACTGAGCACGAGCAACGGGGCCAACACCCTGGAAAGAACCGCCCGCAGCACGGTTATGCATTAATACTTTCTTGCCATCCAGCGCTGTGCCAGTACCGGACACAGTACCAAAATAGGCGCGATAATCCTTACCACCGGTAGCATTGTCGTAATATACATCGATCGTGCCGGCAGTCATCATACCTTCGGCAATCTTGCCCAGTGTGCCTTGCAGGGCAGAAGAACCGGAAATAAATACTTGCAGATCAGGGGTAACAGCAGGACCATGGGCAAAAGCCTGAGTTGCTAGCGTAGCAACAGCCAAACCACAAGCGGCAGCAATTTTGTTCAGTTTCATGATAAATCCTTTGAATAATTTAGACTAAGTGACGGTTATATTATTCAGGTGACCCACAATAAGTCACCTGTCATACGATGCCTATTACTTAACTTTGCGGCGAGCTACACCAACCATGCCGATCAGACCCGAACCCAATAGCCACACAGCTGCAGGTACTGGAACAGCAGAAGGAGCAGGAGAAACGTAACTCAGGGTACCGTTGCTGGCCAATGTCCAGGTAGCGGCGCCATCTGCGTTACCAAACTGGGTAACAGTAGCCTTATGTAATCCACTGTTGTCACTTGGTGTCAACGCAAAGAAATTCAAACTACTACCTACTGCAGCAGTGCTATCAAATACTGCCTTCTTATTCCAATTATTACCGAAGCTATTTCCGAAATAGGATGAGCCATCAGCAGAAGCAGCTGTACTGGAATTGTTAGTTACAAAGTCGGTAGCACCCGCGTTAACGGCGTTTACATAACCATCAACTGTAGCAAAACCAGCCAGGTTAGTATTGGTTTGAGTTTTGACGGTAGCCAAGGACGCATTAGTTGTACTAAGGAATTGCATACCTACAAATGAATTTCCTGGATTAACAGTACTATCAAGCGCAGCCACGTTCCACAGCAGGTTGCTGTTTGTAGCTAACGATCCAAAAGCGGAAGCCAGCAGTGAGTCACCAGCAAAAGACAAAGAATATCCAGCATTAGAACCACTTGCGTTAAAGGTATTCATGTCGATACCCAGATCACGGGTATAAGATGTTAGCGCAACGGAATCATAAACCGACAGGAACAGTTCGCCATTACCGGAAGAACCAGGAGCAATTGCAGCAGCAGCCTGACCGGCTACAGCAAACATGGTTGCAGCAACTAATAATTTCATTTTCATTTTGGAGACCTTTTAAAAAATTAAGTTAAAAAGAAAACACCTCGTCAGGGAAAGAACTGGGTGCTTTCATGCCACCTGAACAACCGGAAATAAAAATGCCGGATTGCCTCTTTCCATAAGGCAACCCGGCTATCTCTTCATTGCTTGAGACCCGAAGCTTTCCGAACCTGCCTCACGACAGGGGTGGCTTTAACTTTTTCCGATACACGCAGTTTCTTGTTTCGGTGTTCAACAATTTACAGAACGACTATTACAGTTCGTGCAGGATTTTTAACTGATTTCATAGACCGATCGGACTATACGAATTACGATAAATACTTTTAAAAATATATAGATAGGTTACATTAACCGATTGAAATTGATTCTCAATATCCGATTTTTTTGTATGATGTGTTTAATACAAGAGACTTAATAAGCTCAGCCTGCATGAATAAATGACGTGAAAGATAACTTTCATAGATAACAAATCTTTGACGGTGATTATTGAAGTAACCCACACCGCATTGCCAGCGTAATTGCGTGTGCTCGATTATTGGCTTGTAATTTGTAGAGGATTTTTTGCACGTGGTTTTTAACAGTAAGCGGACTAACCTGTAGCTTCTCTGCAATCGCACTATTTGAAAGCCCTTCATTCAGGTGCTTAAGTACTTCTTTTTCACGCGCAGTCAGATTTGTTTTCCCCATGGGGATTTTTTTTGCGCTGGCAGTTTCCTTGCTTAGCACACGTATCAGCGCTGTATACAGATGAGGAACCAGTATTTCAAGCAGGTAATGATGCCGCATGCCTAGCGGTTCAGAAACACGGGAAAAACTGAAAAAACCGAGAACGGCACCATTGGTGTGGGTGACGCCATGTGCAGCAATATTTTTTAACCCGGAATCCTGCAAAATACTATCTTTACCCAGGAGCCTTCGATCAACAGGGAAAGAGGCTTCGCGCCTTTGTTCAAACAAGCAAGGATGCCCTGATTTTTGCCACAAACCAATGATATGGGAAATGATGCCCTCTTCTGGATGCGTGACGCGATCAAAATGCTCCGCAGTAAAATCTTGAACAGAAGAAAAAGAATGCATGCCGAGTCCCCTGCCATCTATGTCACTTAGCCCGCATATGAGAATTTCATGGGGCAATAGTCCCTGCAATTCCATTTGCACCAATGAATAAAAATGATGTCGCTTGCGGATTTTTAACGTTGCTTCGATTATGCGAAACAGCCGCTCTCGCTCTTCTGCATTTAGCTCAGGCGCTTTAGGCATACTCCCCCACTTCATTCTTTTATTTTTAGGAATACGTCATAATGAACTAAATTTATGACGTTATTATGAAACCAAAATAACAGGCAACAAGCCAGCATATGAAGTCATGGATTTGTGTTTTTTACTTAATTGTGATTATTGAAGCCACCTTGAGGAATTGTCGTTTGATTCTGATTGCGATTGAATACGGGCTTTGCAGTTGCTGAATTAGCTTGCTGACCGCTATTGTTTATAGCGTCTGCGGCATTACTGGATTGCTTAGGCACGTAGATAAATTTCCATTCTGTATATTTGCTTTTCCC
Coding sequences within it:
- a CDS encoding ShlB/FhaC/HecB family hemolysin secretion/activation protein, translating into MRLTLLLMGFILATQAFAGEDKVEEKPRFDVMEYQIEGNSVLPVIAVEEVVYPWLGEKKTVDDVEHAREDLERAYHDAGYSTVLVDIPEQKVDSGIIYLKVTEGTISKVRVTGSRYFSQDRILAKTPSIAEGSVPYFPDLQKDIASVNTTADRRVTPILKAGKTPGTVDVDLKVDDKLPLHASLELNDRHGANTTPWRAIGMVRYDNLWQREHSLSLQYQTAPKEPSQVGVFSASYLIPLSDKGDALAMYAIRTRSDVAAVGEITVQGNGTIYGIRRIVPLPGSSQLFHSLSFGADYKDFKEDLTLRGSDSFSTPISYLPFSLSYNATSQLEQSLTQYNLSANFAVRGLSNKPEEFGNKRYLAQPNYFYLRGEVEHSSKLFGNYSYMAKIGGQWADQPLISNEQYGAGGGDTVRGYLESEALGDDALHATLELRSPSVANLISSNLDDLHFLVFMDSAALRVTDPLPQQKSRYTLTSAGFGARMKAWRNLSASFDLGRAFRESTNTHSGDIRMHFRMLYEF
- a CDS encoding type 2 periplasmic-binding domain-containing protein; the protein is MKLNKIAAACGLAVATLATQAFAHGPAVTPDLQVFISGSSALQGTLGKIAEGMMTAGTIDVYYDNATGGKDYRAYFGTVSGTGTALDGKKVLMHNRAAGGSFQGVGPVARAQLIDRMKIEAATCASTGAAYPSATFKCTSTVKAVPDAGVSDVEPALFVYPNLPAGETALSTTELGHISPASQNAVVFGIAVSDNVSVTNLSRSQITSLLTGNYADWSLVDPALSGPVMVERRGAGSGTQASANAYFGGLPCSANGVPLAAGSVAATPTTLITGYTVVENSSTGGVKAGLNTSFTVGNKAIGLVSTENTPVAGTDHWHFVSIDGIPATVANAVAGKYDYFVEQSIQWRNATVAGVAAPSGNMATFLDQFKTRSGEPTILATLPGVAALPTNYDPSLYPVGQVMKGTKLNNTCQPTQLFY
- a CDS encoding VPLPA-CTERM sorting domain-containing protein gives rise to the protein MKMKLLVAATMFAVAGQAAAAIAPGSSGNGELFLSVYDSVALTSYTRDLGIDMNTFNASGSNAGYSLSFAGDSLLASAFGSLATNSNLLWNVAALDSTVNPGNSFVGMQFLSTTNASLATVKTQTNTNLAGFATVDGYVNAVNAGATDFVTNNSSTAASADGSSYFGNSFGNNWNKKAVFDSTAAVGSSLNFFALTPSDNSGLHKATVTQFGNADGAATWTLASNGTLSYVSPAPSAVPVPAAVWLLGSGLIGMVGVARRKVK
- the epsA gene encoding XrtB/PEP-CTERM-associated transcriptional regulator EpsA; the encoded protein is MKWGSMPKAPELNAEERERLFRIIEATLKIRKRHHFYSLVQMELQGLLPHEILICGLSDIDGRGLGMHSFSSVQDFTAEHFDRVTHPEEGIISHIIGLWQKSGHPCLFEQRREASFPVDRRLLGKDSILQDSGLKNIAAHGVTHTNGAVLGFFSFSRVSEPLGMRHHYLLEILVPHLYTALIRVLSKETASAKKIPMGKTNLTAREKEVLKHLNEGLSNSAIAEKLQVSPLTVKNHVQKILYKLQANNRAHAITLAMRCGLLQ